One region of Rhizophagus irregularis chromosome 18, complete sequence genomic DNA includes:
- a CDS encoding uncharacterized protein (SECRETED:cutsite_AVA-QL; SECRETED:prob_0.7826); SECRETED:SignalP(1-17) yields the protein MKFNFLLLLSTALTAVAQLSNETMIIQSSGSDLFWALDNIKVVLKPREQAANWTIIRYSGGNYILLLPYDIPKKSVQYNGPGKQLTVEKNLNTKWLFEPESELPELICSSKQTNMCATEDEECKVIALYNGAVPRQRWIFHKVH from the coding sequence atgaaatttaacTTTCTTTTGCTCCTTTCAACCGCCCTTACTGCTGTTGCTCAACTGTCCAATGAAACTATGATAATTCAATCATCGGGCTCTGATCTTTTTTGGGCAttagataatattaaagttgtTTTAAAACCACGAGAACAAGCTGCTAACTGGACAATTATTCGTTATTCTGGAGGCAATTACATCTTACTCTTACCCTATGATATTCCTAAAAAATCCGTCCAATACAATGGCCCTGGCAAACAACTCActgttgaaaaaaatcttaataccAAATGGCTATTCGAACCTGAATCTGAACTTCCTGAATTAATTTGTTCCAGCAAACAAACTAATATGTGTGCAACAGAAGATGAAGAGTGTAAAGTTATTGCTTTGTATAACGGGGCTGTCCCTAGACAGAGGTGGATATTTCATAAAGTACATTAA